CGCCCAAGACCGACTGCCCGCTCGAGCTGCGGCTCGCGGGCGAGCTCGAGCGCGACCGGCGCGGAATGCCGCGCAACCGCGCCGTCTGCTTCGAGGGCGATCCGCGCTGCGACGTCGACCCCGACCTCGACAACGCGTCCTGCACGGTCGCGCTGTCTCTCTGCATCAACAACGCCGACCCGCGGCTCGCGTGCACGCCGTCCGCGGTGACCGCCTTCGAGCTGCGCAAGCCGAACCCGGAGAAGCCGCGGGATGCGGCCGACGCGGCCGCCGTGCAGGCGCTCGAGGGCGCCGCGGCGGAGGGCTTCGGCCTGACCGTCACCCGGCGCGGCAAGCTCTGGCGCGCCGGGACGCCGAACGCCACGCCCGATCTGTGCGGAGCGCCGGTCGAGCTGGCGGTGCCGCTGCGCGTGTCGCGCACCGGCCGCGCGTCGAAAGCCCGCCGCAGCTTCGCGCTCCAGGTCGTGACCGCGACCGGCGTCGTCGACCGCGACACCCTGAGCGTCGAGTGCCGGCCGAGCACCTGCGGCAACGGCCGGATCGAGCGCCACGAGCAGTGCGACGACGGCAACCGGGAGAACGGCGACGGCTGCGACCAGGGCTGCCAGCTCGGGGACGGGCCGACGCCGTCGCCGACGCCGAGCCCCACACCGACCGCGCCGCCGACGCCGTCGCCGACGCCAACCCAGACTCCGACGCCGAGCCCGACGCCCACCCCGTCGCCGACGCCGACACCCACTCCGTCGCCGACGCCGACGCCCACGCCGAGCCCGACGCCCACGCCGAGCCCGAGCCCGACGCCGTCACCGACGCCGCCGGCGTTCACGATCGACGTCACCGCGTACCGCCCGCAGACCGAAGCGTACGGCGCGCCGTTCGCGCGTCGCGCCGTGCCCGACGCCGAGGAGATGGAGCCGGGCGCCGGCATCCGGCTCAACACCGACGACGACAACGGCAACGGCCTCGCCGACGCCACCGAGACCGGGGTCGCGAACGAGAACGACCTCGTCGAGCTCACGCTGCAGGTCTCACCGGTTCCCGTGCCGGCGGGCTGGGAGTATGCGGTGGTGCGCAGCGCGCCGCACGTCAATGTATGGCTTGACGCCGGCAAGACGTTCCCGGTGCTGACGACGAACGACGAGCGGGTTCTGACGCTGAGCACGGCGACCCTGTCGCTGTGGGTCGAGAGCGTCGCGCAGCAGCCGGCGACGGTTCGGCTCGTTGCGCGGCCTGCGGGCGGCGGACCGGCGGTGGCCTCGGATGAGGCGCTGTTCCGTCCGTTCACCAGCATCGTGATCGCGCTCGGTGGCGAGAACCAGACGCCGAGCGACCCGCCCAACTCCGGCTACGGCATCTTCAACGTCGCGCGCGACCTCTACACGATGGGTTACGACGTGCACATGTACGACGAGGACGACGTCAGCGGCTCGGGCGCCGGTCCGGCGTACGACGAAGTGGTGCGGGCGGTGTCGCAGCGCGGGATCGGCATCGTGTCGATCTTCGGCTACAGCCACGGGGGCGGCTCGACGCACGACCTCGCGCAGCGTCTGGTGAACAACGCCGGCAGCATCGGCACGTTCACCATCCCCTTCACCGCCTACATCGACGCGATCCAGAACAACTCGGACCTGAACCCCTTTGCCGAGCGTCGCCTGCCGCCCGGCACGCAGTACCACGTCAACTACTACCAGCGTGAAGACTTCTTCATCCGCGGCGACTCGGTGCCGGGATCGAACGTCGACGTGAACGTGAACACGACCCCGTGGGGAGCGGGCATCGAGCACAGCGGCATCGACGACCTGGCGAACGTGCGCAACGGCATCCGCGACGCGCTGGTGCAGAGGGTGCCGCGATGAAGCGCACGCGTCGCTGGATGCTGCTGGTCGGCGCGCTCGCCGCAGTGCTCGCGTGCGGCGATCCGGCGCGTGCGGCAGGTTTCGAGCGCGACGCCGCGCTGCAGGCGCGCATCGCGGCCGTCGCCCAGGCGCGCAGCGAGGAACAGCTCGCGACGGCGCTCGCCGAGCTCGGCGCCGCGGACCGCACGAAGCTCGTGCCGCAGCTCGCGCTCTTCCTGCTCGAAGCCGAGGGCGAGCGCGCGGGCATGGCGCCCGCGGTGATCGTCAGCCGCCTCGGCATCTCGGACGGCGAGATCCTGCGCGCCGTCGAGCCGCAGCTCGACGCGGCCGATCCGGCGCTGCGCGCCCAGCTCGAGAACCTGCTCGATGCGGTCGCGCTCGACGAGATGCGTGCGCTGCTCGCCGAGCGCGACGCGCCGACGTCGGTCGGGCTCGTCCGCTACCTCTATCGGCGCGCGCCGCGCGAGGCGGTGGACGTGGTGCGCGCGCGCGACGCTTCGCTCGCGACGACCAGCAGCGCACGCAACGGCGACGCGAACGACGCACACGACGACGGCGCACAGGACGACGCAATGCTCGCCGTCGTCGAGGAGGCGCGTCGCGCTCTCGCCGCGGGCACGCTCGACGACGCGACTCGAGCGCAGGCCTCGAATGCGCTCGAGACGCTGTCGCGGGCGCGCGACTGGCGTCTGCGTGCCTACGCCGCCGCGATCGTCGCCGAGCAGCCGCAGCTCACGGACGACGCCGCAGAGCTGCGCAGCCGTCTCGCCGCGGATCACGACGCGCGCGTGCGCGCGGTCGTGGGCGACGCGGCGCGAGCACGCTAGCCCGCCGCCGCGTCAAGAAAACACGACGGCGCACGAGGCGATCGCCCCGTGCGCCGTCTAGGTGCCTTCAGAGTAGAGTACGGGATCTCGATCCTAGAACAGGTACTTGCCGCCCCAGCCGAACGAGAAGTACTGGACGTTGCTGATCGCACCGCCGCCCGCCGGGATGACGTACGACGCGTCGAGGTAGAGCGCGATGTTCTCGGTGAGCGCGACGTCCGTGCCGCCACCGAAGCGGCCCGCGAACGCCCACTGGCCGTCGCCCTTGCCGTGCGGCTCGGCGTTCAGGAAGCCGACGCCACCCGAGAGGTAGGGCTGGAAGCGATCGAGCGGCAGGATGAGCTTGCCGTTCGCCGTCAGATTGTTGGTCCAGATGCTCGCGTCACGGACACCCTTCACGCCGAAGTTGTCCATGTACTCGTAGATGCCCTCGACGGCGAAGATCTCGTTGAAACGGTAGCCTCCGCGGGCCTGGAAGCCGAGGCTGTTGCCGAAGAGATCACGCGCCGACCCTTGGAACGCCGACACGCCGTACACACCGCCGAGCCCAACGAACGCGCCCGGACGGTTGAACTGGTTCTCCTCCGCGTGCGCGGTGGCAGCCGCCACGAGCAGCGCGCAAACACTCAGAACTCGAACGAAACCCAAACGCATTTCCTCCTCCGTGTTCCTGCCGCGCAACGTGCGGCTCCGAGCAGCAAGTCGGTCGGATGTTGCCCGGTCTTTAAGCAGCAGGGCTGATAATGCTGCAAAACGCGTCGTCAAGCCGGGGAAACGCTGAAAAATGAAGCTCAGCGCTCGAGACCGACGATCGCGATCGAAGTCAGCGCCTTGTGCCGGATGTTGAGGCTGACCAGCAGCGCCGTGATGCCCTCGACGTAGCGGGCGAGGCGTAGCGGACCCGCGTCGACGGCCCGCAGGCCGGGCATCCGCTCGACCAGGGCCGCGACCTCGGCGCGCGCCGCGTCGTCGTCGCCGCACAGCAGCACGTCGCCCTCGAGAGACCGTGTCAAGTCCTGCAGCGCGTCGCTCGGCACGTTCTTGAAGGCGCACACGACGCGCGCCTCCGGCGCCGCGCGCTGCACGAGCTCGCTCACCGAAGGAACGTCGTCGACCGGCGTCAGCTCGGCGACCTTGCGACGCACGGTGAGCGGCACCATGGCGTCAATCACGAGCCGTCCGGCGAGGTCACCTGCGGCGCGCTCGAGGAATGCGCTCAGGCCCTCGACCGGCATCGTCATGATGACACGCGAAGCGAGCGTGACCGCCTCGAGATTCTCGCGCCCGTCGACCTCGGCGCCCGGCACGGCGGCGCGCACCTTGGCCGCGGCGTCGCGCGCGCGCTCGGCGACGCGCGAGCCGATCACCAGCTTCTCACCGGCTTGCGCAAGACGCAGGGCGAGTCCCATTCCCTGCGCACCGGTGCCGCCCAGGATCGCGATCGTACTCATCCGCGCCACCATAACGACCGGCGGTCGGACGCAAAACGCACGGGGCTCGAGTGTGTCATCGGTGACACTCTCTTGAGCGATCTCGGACCACCGCCGATACGCAAAATAGAGCGTGCGCGGAGCACGCCGGGAAAGATGAACTCGCCCATGAAAACATTCTTGTACGGTGTGGTCCTCGGCGCGTTGGGCGCATACCTCTACGTGATGAACGGCGCGTACATCGAGACCACGCTCGCCTCGGTCCTGTCCTGGCGCAACTCGGCCCAGAGCTCGGTGTACGGCTACGGCGGCAAGCCCAAGCAGCCGTATCCTTGACGCCGCGCCCTTGACGGCGCTCGGCCGTCACGCCTTCGACTCGAGGCGCTCGTTCTCGCGGCGCGGCCGCGCGAGCCCCAGCTGAAACCCCTGCTCGGACATTCCGCACGCGGATAACAGTCCGCGCGCGCGACGCCAGTGGTACGCGGCCCTGCGCGTCGTTACGGTCGTGAGATTCAGCGCTTGGCGGCGCGCTCTTCCTCGCGCTTGCGCAGCTCGGCACGGCGGATCTTGCCGCTCACCGTCTTCGGCAGCTCGGTGACGAACTCGATCTCGCGCGGGTACTTGTAGGGAGCGGTCGTATTCTTGACGTGCGTCTTGAGCTCGTCGACGAGCGCCTCGTTGCCGACCACGCCCTCGCGCAGCACGACGAACGCCTTCACCACGTGGCCGCGGTCGGGATCCGGCTTCGCGACCACCGCGGACTCGAGCACGGCGGGATGCGTGAGCAGCGCGCTCTCGACCTCGAACGGCCCGATCCGGTAGCCCGCCGAGATGATGACGTCGTCGGCGCGGCCGACGAACCACAGGTAGCCGTCCTCGTCGCGGTAGCCGCGGTCGCCCGTCCAGTAGAGGCCGTCGCGGAAGACGAAGGACGTTTCCTCTGGGCTCTTCCAGTACTCGAGAAGCAGGCTCGGCGGACGGTTGCGCACGACGATGTCGCCCACCTCGCCGACGGCCGCCTCGCTGCCGTCGTCGCGCACCACGGCGACGTCGTGTCCCGGGAACGGCAGGCCCATCGCACCCGGGCGGATCGTCATGCCCGGCAGGTTCGCGACCAGCAAGATCGACTCCGTCTGCCCGTAGCCGTCGTGGATCCAGAGCCCGGTGCGCTCGTGCCAGACGCGGATCACCTCCGGGTTGAGCGGCTCGCCGGCGCCGGTGCAGTGCCGCAGGTGCGAGAGGTCGAAGCGCCCGAGGTCTTGCTTGACGAGCATCCGGTACTCGGTCGGCGGCGCGCAGAAGGTCGTCACCTGGTAGCGCTCGAGCAGCTCGAGCTCGCGCACCGGATCGAAGCGACCGTTGTACATGAAGGTCGGCGCGCCGACGCCCCAGGGTCCGAACAGCACGCCGTAGGCGGCCTTCGCCCAGCCCGTGTCGGAGGTCGTCCAGTGCAGGCCGTCGGGCCGCGCGTCGAGCCAGAAGCGCGCGGTGAAGCGCTGGCACCAGGTGTAGGCGTGCGAGTGCAGCACCGCCTTCGGGTCCTTGGTGGTGCCCGACGTGTAGTAGCAGAGCGCCGGATCGGCAGACGCCGTGTCGGCGACGGCGAAGTCTTGTGATTGACGCGGGAGCTCGCGGTCGGCGTCGATCCAGCCGTCGGGAACGCCCGACGGCTCGCCGGACGCGCGCTCGAAGCCGAGCGGACGCCCCGAGAACGCGACCCGCACGGCCAGGTTCGGACAGCGCTCGCGCACCTGCTCGACCACCGCCGCGCCCTCGAGCGTCGTCACGATCGCGCGCGCGTTCGAGTGCTGTGCGCGGTACTCGACGTCCTTCGGCCGCAGCGCCGCGGTGCACGGGATGACCAGCGCGCCGAGCTTCAGCCCGGCGACGATCGACGCGTGCCACTGCGGCAGGCGCGGCAGCATGACCAGCACCGCGTCGCCGCGTCCGACGCCGTTCGCGGCGAGCAGGTTCGCGATGCGGTTCGAGGTGCGCGAGAAGTCCCAGAAGGTGTAGCGCGCGCTCCGCCCGCTCTCGTCCTCGAAGTACAGCGCGACGCGCCCGCGGTCGGCGGCGAGCCGGTCGACGACGTCGCGGCCGAAGTTGAAGTGCTCGGGGACGTCGAAGGTGAAGTCCGTCGGCATGGCGCATCGCTATGCCGCGCCCGGGACGCCGTCAACGACCGTGCGATCGGGTGGCTCTTCCGCAAGCACTGCCGCTTCGGCGAGCGACGTCGTGCGTGGCGTGGTGAATCCCGCGCGCGGCGAAGCGTCCCATCAGCGCGTCCTGTCGGGACGGATCGCAGGGGCTCGGAACGGTTCGACGTTCGTGCAATGGGGAGGGAACGGGATCTACGAGACGTGGTTTACGGACTAGGGGGCTGGTATCTTGGGCAAATCCCGGGTTGGATGATCCAGCATGGTCGTCCTGGCCCGGTCTTGGGTGCCTCCGTTGCTCGAGACGACTCGTCAAGCCCTTTGCGCGCGAGTCGACGTCGGCAAAGCGCCCCACCCCGGAGTCACGCTTCCTGCATCATCGGGTAGAGTGGCTACCTTGAGGCACGCCAGTCCCGCGAGCGTGCTCGCGAGGAATGGCCTCTTCGGCAGGTAAACGATGGAAGAATACGATCCGCAGAAGGAACTGAGCGACTGGATCAAGATTCTCGAGGATGCGTACCTGCGCAAGCAGCGAGTAGCCACCGTGATCTTCATCGACCAGGACGGTTCGGTCGAATCCGTCTCGGCCGACTTCGTCGACGACGTTCCGGACTTCCTCCAGTCCGCTTCCGAAGCGCTGCGCGACAACGAGCTCGAGATCTTTCCGGCGCCGTCGACGAACCCGGACGTCGGGCACTAGCCGAAAGCTCGGTCACCGGACGAGCATCGGCGCGTAGCGCGGCTCGCTGCCGAGCACGAAGCGCGCGAACGAGCGCGCCTGCTCCTCGATCACCTGACGCCAGGTCAGCCTGAGACCGCGCGGCGGATACGCGATCCGAGTGCGCAATCTGCGCTCGAAGAGCTCCACGAACCAGCGCAGCGCATCCCGCCGGAAGCGCACCGGCTCGCCCTCTTCCCCACCCTCGAAATCCTCCCGCTTGAAGGACTTTTGATTGATGCACGCGACCACCATCGGGTCGACGATCACCGGGCGGTACTCCTCCATCAGATCGCAGACCAGGGAGGGCCGGCCGTACGCGATCTCGTGCAAGGCGCCGAGGTACGGGTCGAGTCCCACGATCTGCACGGCGGTCTCGACCGCGTTGGCGAGCAACGTGTAGCCGAGCGACAGCAGGACGTTGACCGGGTCGAGCGGCGGCCTGCGGTTGCGCTCGGTGAACGAGAACTCCGGATTGCGCAGCAGCCGGGCGAAGACCCCGAAGTAGACCGCCGAAGCACGCCCCTCGCAGCCGCGGATCTGGTCGAGCGTCTCCATCTCGTCGACGCGGCTCGCCATGGCGTCGAGCCGCACGCTCGCACGCTCGAGCTCTTCGTCGCCTCCTTGGCGTCGCGCCGCCTTCAGAAGGAACGTGCGCGCATTGGCGATCTTCCCACGGACGATGTCGCGCGCCGCCGCCAGCGCGACCGCCGGATCCTGCAGCTGCCGATACTGCGCCAAGCGGAGCGCGACGTTCTTCGAGTGCTCGTGCATCAGCCGACCGCGGTAGCGGCCGTGCAAGGAAAGGAACACGGTGTCGACCCGCTCGCGGATGAGGAAGTCGAGCACCGCCGGCGTCAGCATGATGTTGCCCATCAGCACGAGCTGATCGAGGTCGTGCACCAGCAGCTCGGCGCGCATCTCGCTCTTGACCCAGACCTGCAGCACCGGACCGCTCCGGCGCACCACGGCACCGGGCTCGGTGACGTACACGGTCTTCATTCGATGCGTTCGAGAAGCCGCCGCACCGCTTGCTCGATGCGCTCGAGCCGCTGCTCGAGGTCGTGCGGCGCGGGCTGCCACGGCCCCTCGACCAGCGCAGCATCGGACGCGGGCACGGGACGCCGCGGCCCGGGCCGCGGCAACCGCTCGAAAGCGAGCAGCACGGGTGTCGCGTACAGGCCATCGGACGGGCGCGGGCACGCGCACGCGGAGGCCAAGGGCGCAAACAGCTCCTTCAGACGACGGCAGCCCATCGGCGCCTGCAATCCGCAGCGCACCCGATCGAGCTCCTTGCTGCTGACGCCGGCCGCGCGCAGCATCGACTCGATGCGCTCGTTCCGGCGTCCGATGAGCCCAACGGTGTAGACCAGCGCGCGGGCGGCATCGGAAGGGAGCGTCGGATCCTCGAACGCGCGGCGAGAGAGCTCCCGCAGGACGGCGCACCCGGCGAGCACCGCGTCGACGGCGCGCTCGGCCTCGCGGCCCGGCTCGATCGACGCGAGCGCCTCGGCGAGCGCGCGAGGTCCCGTCTCCGCGGCCATCCGCGTCGCACCGGGACGTGAGCCGTCGTCGCGCGCAGTCGCTTCGCCGCGGACGGCCGACGCCGGCGCCGCCGCGTCGTCGGCGCGGAGCGGGACGACCTTCGCGCGCAGAAGAGCGCGCACCGCCTCGGGATCGGAGAAGCGGATCCGCGCGAGCGCGTCTTCGTCGGGGAGGACGCTTCCGTCTGATGCGAGGAACACCGAGCGCCGCATCGTCGCCTGGTGAACGCCGAGCGGCAGCTTGATCAGGTTGCCGAGCCCCTTGCCCGTGAGGCGGTCCTGCTTGGGAAAGATCTCGAGCGCGACCGACGGTGGCAGCGGGCCCGCGCGGCAGACGATCTCGCGCAGCGCTGCGCGCGCTTCCGCTGCGGGCAGCCGCGGCTCGAAGAAGAGCCACACGTGCATCCCGTCGCCGCCGGTGCTCTCGACCATCGGCGCGAGGCCCGCGGACTCGGCCGCCCGCGCAAGCCGTCTGGCGGCGGACGCCAAGCTCTCGGGTGCGATCGCTTCCCGATCGTCGCGAGCGAGCCGGTCGTGCTCGAGAGCCTCGGGCGTCGGATCGAGGTCGAGGACGGCGAACGCGACCGTTTCGTCCGGAAAGAGCAGGTACTGGCCGAGGGTGTGCTTTCCGAGAAGGTGCTCTTCGACGGCTCGCCGGGTGAGCGGATCCCGTACGGGCCAGTAGCCGGTGCGGCCCTTTCGCGCATCGAACCACTGGCGCGCGTAGACGTCGCCGCGGCCTCGGAACAAGCCGTAGAAGCGATCCACCAGCGAGCGCGGCAAGGCGTCCGAGCGCTTCGGCGGCTCTCCCGCATCGAAGTCGAGAAAGTCCTCGTCGCCCGGAGCGTCGGGGCCGGCCTCGCCGAGCGGCGCCGAGCGCTCCGGCTCGCCGAGTGGAGCGAGCGCTCGAGCGGCTTCGAAATCACCGGCCTCGAGCAGAAGCGTCCTCCAGGCTTCGGGTCGAGAGAGCGCCCCCGCGTCGCGCGCTTCGCGAAAGAGCTGCGAGACGCGCTGGTAGTGTCCCTCGTCGGCGGCTCGCTGCGCGAGCCGGTAGAGAGCGTCGAGAGCCGCGCGCTCCTCGCCCGCAGCGGAGACCTCGTCGAGGGCGCTCGCGGCTTCGAGGTCGCCTTTCATCCAGCGAGCCGCTCGAGCTCCGCGCTCGCCCAATCCGCCAGCAGCGGCAGCCCGGACATCCGCCGTAACGCGGCCTTCGCCCCCTCGAGGTCGCCACTGCGCTCGCAGAGCTCCGCGAGGGCACGCAACGCCTCGCCGTCCTCCTTCAAGTAGCGACGTCGGCGGAAGTCTGCTGCCTGCTCGTAGGCTCGGCGCGCCTCGCGGGTGCGTCCCAAGCGCTCGAGCAGGCGTCCCTGCAGGAGCAACGTCCGGTGCCGTCCGGTGCGATCTTTCAGGAGCGCGCTCTTGTACATGCGAAGGGCCCGCTCGTGCCGACCACGCGCGTCCTCCGCCTCGCCCAGCAGCCGCCAGAGGTACGGCTTGCGGAGGTGCGGTCGCACGTTGAGCTCGATCCACGCGGCGGCGTCTTCCGGCTGGCTCCGGGCGAGAGCGATCTTGGCGAGCAACCCGTAGACGAAGTCGCGATCTCCTTCGTGCGGCGCTTCGAGAGCGAGCCTGAGGCCGCGCTCGGCGTCGTCCAAGTGTCCTTGCGCAACCAAGATCTGTGCGGCGAGGAAGAGCTTGAACACCTCCGCGACGTGCTGACGCTCGCGGTCGACCCTGATGCACTGGAACGCGTAACGTCGCGCCTCGTCGAGCCGCCCCAAACGCAGCGCCGAGCGTCCCGCGCCGTAGAGCGACTGCACGTAGCGCTTGAAATACCGGCTCGTCGGCGCGCGATCCGCCGCCGGCAGCTCCGAGAACAAGCGCAGCACCGTGCGGAAGCTGGCCAGCGCAGGCA
The Candidatus Binatia bacterium genome window above contains:
- a CDS encoding outer membrane beta-barrel protein, producing MRLGFVRVLSVCALLVAAATAHAEENQFNRPGAFVGLGGVYGVSAFQGSARDLFGNSLGFQARGGYRFNEIFAVEGIYEYMDNFGVKGVRDASIWTNNLTANGKLILPLDRFQPYLSGGVGFLNAEPHGKGDGQWAFAGRFGGGTDVALTENIALYLDASYVIPAGGGAISNVQYFSFGWGGKYLF
- a CDS encoding AMP-binding protein → MPTDFTFDVPEHFNFGRDVVDRLAADRGRVALYFEDESGRSARYTFWDFSRTSNRIANLLAANGVGRGDAVLVMLPRLPQWHASIVAGLKLGALVIPCTAALRPKDVEYRAQHSNARAIVTTLEGAAVVEQVRERCPNLAVRVAFSGRPLGFERASGEPSGVPDGWIDADRELPRQSQDFAVADTASADPALCYYTSGTTKDPKAVLHSHAYTWCQRFTARFWLDARPDGLHWTTSDTGWAKAAYGVLFGPWGVGAPTFMYNGRFDPVRELELLERYQVTTFCAPPTEYRMLVKQDLGRFDLSHLRHCTGAGEPLNPEVIRVWHERTGLWIHDGYGQTESILLVANLPGMTIRPGAMGLPFPGHDVAVVRDDGSEAAVGEVGDIVVRNRPPSLLLEYWKSPEETSFVFRDGLYWTGDRGYRDEDGYLWFVGRADDVIISAGYRIGPFEVESALLTHPAVLESAVVAKPDPDRGHVVKAFVVLREGVVGNEALVDELKTHVKNTTAPYKYPREIEFVTELPKTVSGKIRRAELRKREEERAAKR
- the cas1 gene encoding CRISPR-associated endonuclease Cas1 — translated: MKTVYVTEPGAVVRRSGPVLQVWVKSEMRAELLVHDLDQLVLMGNIMLTPAVLDFLIRERVDTVFLSLHGRYRGRLMHEHSKNVALRLAQYRQLQDPAVALAAARDIVRGKIANARTFLLKAARRQGGDEELERASVRLDAMASRVDEMETLDQIRGCEGRASAVYFGVFARLLRNPEFSFTERNRRPPLDPVNVLLSLGYTLLANAVETAVQIVGLDPYLGALHEIAYGRPSLVCDLMEEYRPVIVDPMVVACINQKSFKREDFEGGEEGEPVRFRRDALRWFVELFERRLRTRIAYPPRGLRLTWRQVIEEQARSFARFVLGSEPRYAPMLVR
- a CDS encoding myxococcus cysteine-rich repeat containing protein, with the protein product MPQTPVSRRPITTPACVLALLLVAGLAHEARASDCTEAAPTNACIAGGGSPKTDCPLELRLAGELERDRRGMPRNRAVCFEGDPRCDVDPDLDNASCTVALSLCINNADPRLACTPSAVTAFELRKPNPEKPRDAADAAAVQALEGAAAEGFGLTVTRRGKLWRAGTPNATPDLCGAPVELAVPLRVSRTGRASKARRSFALQVVTATGVVDRDTLSVECRPSTCGNGRIERHEQCDDGNRENGDGCDQGCQLGDGPTPSPTPSPTPTAPPTPSPTPTQTPTPSPTPTPSPTPTPTPSPTPTPTPSPTPTPSPSPTPSPTPPAFTIDVTAYRPQTEAYGAPFARRAVPDAEEMEPGAGIRLNTDDDNGNGLADATETGVANENDLVELTLQVSPVPVPAGWEYAVVRSAPHVNVWLDAGKTFPVLTTNDERVLTLSTATLSLWVESVAQQPATVRLVARPAGGGPAVASDEALFRPFTSIVIALGGENQTPSDPPNSGYGIFNVARDLYTMGYDVHMYDEDDVSGSGAGPAYDEVVRAVSQRGIGIVSIFGYSHGGGSTHDLAQRLVNNAGSIGTFTIPFTAYIDAIQNNSDLNPFAERRLPPGTQYHVNYYQREDFFIRGDSVPGSNVDVNVNTTPWGAGIEHSGIDDLANVRNGIRDALVQRVPR
- a CDS encoding tetratricopeptide repeat protein is translated as MLRHKNRKPRLADPEAARKKFEHWIAKALELDPRSITDHYRLGVYHASVRRGRDVPALASFRTVLRLFSELPAADRAPTSRYFKRYVQSLYGAGRSALRLGRLDEARRYAFQCIRVDRERQHVAEVFKLFLAAQILVAQGHLDDAERGLRLALEAPHEGDRDFVYGLLAKIALARSQPEDAAAWIELNVRPHLRKPYLWRLLGEAEDARGRHERALRMYKSALLKDRTGRHRTLLLQGRLLERLGRTREARRAYEQAADFRRRRYLKEDGEALRALAELCERSGDLEGAKAALRRMSGLPLLADWASAELERLAG
- the npdG gene encoding NADPH-dependent F420 reductase; this translates as MSTIAILGGTGAQGMGLALRLAQAGEKLVIGSRVAERARDAAAKVRAAVPGAEVDGRENLEAVTLASRVIMTMPVEGLSAFLERAAGDLAGRLVIDAMVPLTVRRKVAELTPVDDVPSVSELVQRAAPEARVVCAFKNVPSDALQDLTRSLEGDVLLCGDDDAARAEVAALVERMPGLRAVDAGPLRLARYVEGITALLVSLNIRHKALTSIAIVGLER
- a CDS encoding CRISPR-associated primase-polymerase type A1: MKGDLEAASALDEVSAAGEERAALDALYRLAQRAADEGHYQRVSQLFREARDAGALSRPEAWRTLLLEAGDFEAARALAPLGEPERSAPLGEAGPDAPGDEDFLDFDAGEPPKRSDALPRSLVDRFYGLFRGRGDVYARQWFDARKGRTGYWPVRDPLTRRAVEEHLLGKHTLGQYLLFPDETVAFAVLDLDPTPEALEHDRLARDDREAIAPESLASAARRLARAAESAGLAPMVESTGGDGMHVWLFFEPRLPAAEARAALREIVCRAGPLPPSVALEIFPKQDRLTGKGLGNLIKLPLGVHQATMRRSVFLASDGSVLPDEDALARIRFSDPEAVRALLRAKVVPLRADDAAAPASAVRGEATARDDGSRPGATRMAAETGPRALAEALASIEPGREAERAVDAVLAGCAVLRELSRRAFEDPTLPSDAARALVYTVGLIGRRNERIESMLRAAGVSSKELDRVRCGLQAPMGCRRLKELFAPLASACACPRPSDGLYATPVLLAFERLPRPGPRRPVPASDAALVEGPWQPAPHDLEQRLERIEQAVRRLLERIE